The following proteins are co-located in the Acidobacteriota bacterium genome:
- a CDS encoding DUF433 domain-containing protein, with the protein MTDWNTCPAVERVPGRASGAWVFSGTRIPLFALYENLASGATIDEFVEWFPGVEEWQVREVLEHEAKALRAAVAR; encoded by the coding sequence ATGACGGACTGGAACACCTGCCCGGCCGTCGAGCGGGTCCCGGGAAGGGCGAGCGGGGCCTGGGTCTTTTCGGGCACACGGATTCCACTGTTCGCGCTCTACGAGAACCTTGCCAGCGGCGCGACGATCGACGAATTCGTCGAGTGGTTTCCGGGCGTCGAAGAGTGGCAAGTCCGTGAGGTGCTCGAACACGAGGCGAAGGCGCTGAGAGCGGCGGTGGCTCGTTGA
- a CDS encoding type II toxin-antitoxin system VapC family toxin codes for MFAIDTNVASELMRPEPTPAVAAWIAERDAQEMYLTAVSEAELRYGVAIMPAGKRRNALRAAMNRWLDHGFRERVLPFDSAAARAYAEIAAGRRRAGRPISDADCQIAAICRSRGAVLVTRNVRDFSGTGVNIADPWAAI; via the coding sequence ATGTTCGCCATAGACACGAATGTGGCCTCCGAACTCATGCGCCCGGAGCCGACGCCCGCCGTGGCGGCATGGATTGCCGAACGCGACGCACAGGAGATGTACCTGACGGCGGTGAGCGAAGCGGAATTGCGCTACGGCGTCGCGATCATGCCGGCCGGCAAGCGGCGAAACGCGCTGAGAGCCGCAATGAACCGTTGGCTCGACCACGGTTTCAGAGAACGAGTTCTCCCGTTCGACAGCGCTGCCGCCCGAGCCTACGCGGAGATCGCGGCTGGCCGCCGCCGAGCGGGCCGGCCGATCAGCGACGCGGACTGCCAGATCGCGGCCATATGCCGCTCACGGGGTGCCGTCTTGGTCACGCGCAACGTGCGGGATTTCAGCGGCACCGGAGTCAACATTGCCGATCCTTGGGCAGCCATATGA
- a CDS encoding plasmid stabilization protein, translated as MANITVRNLDDDVKTRLRVRAAEHHRSMEEEVRIILRDAVNDRRTGPRDLAKFTRECFAPLGGVELELPPRGPMPEPPDFS; from the coding sequence ATGGCGAACATCACGGTCCGCAATCTCGACGATGACGTGAAGACGCGGCTCCGCGTGCGTGCCGCCGAGCATCACCGTTCGATGGAGGAAGAGGTCCGCATCATTTTGCGCGACGCCGTAAATGATAGGCGAACCGGCCCCCGGGACCTGGCGAAGTTCACGCGCGAGTGCTTCGCGCCCCTTGGCGGCGTGGAGCTCGAACTTCCGCCGCGTGGCCCGATGCCCGAGCCGCCGGATTTCTCCTGA
- a CDS encoding type II toxin-antitoxin system HicB family antitoxin, with protein sequence MKYSVMIEGTPNNYAAYVPELPGCVTTASTRGELSEEIRESIEFHIEGMREDGEPISKPQALPTLWKFRRHRGES encoded by the coding sequence ATGAAGTACAGCGTCATGATTGAAGGGACCCCGAACAACTATGCAGCTTACGTGCCCGAGCTGCCCGGCTGCGTGACTACGGCGAGCACCCGCGGTGAGCTGTCGGAGGAGATCCGGGAGTCCATCGAGTTTCACATCGAGGGTATGCGCGAAGACGGCGAACCCATCTCGAAACCCCAGGCTCTTCCGACGTTGTGGAAGTTTCGGCGGCACCGGGGTGAGTCGTGA
- a CDS encoding membrane dipeptidase, with the protein MERRGFLKQSLSAVALGAAAGCTQGEHSTGPAGAADPANLHRDAIVIDTYGKLYLEDFQKGQVDAIVHGIGVEEIFRSDAREGIIDPPEVGKNICDNLFEGSDEVKRVLQRVDEILQQSVRRHPDAVELALRSSDVKRIAGAGKIAVIPMLNAGWIDNDLAVLRIYHRMGIRVFALTHIAAFDWVDSSGELNPKPGLNDFGREVVRECNRIGMLVDVSHASDQAFWDTVHTSSRPIIATHSGCRALCYVQRNLTDEMLRALAENGSVVSIFTVPSYLDTKALNDMMASRFLPDYTERDLRLARQFSDPWEIAAAMRNASNTLDSHSYTEEIDLPPIDAFLDHIDHAVQVAGIDHVAVSSDNEPVEGLEDRSRWPNLTRGLVKRGYGDRDIRKILGENFLRVWDQAAGTPDVS; encoded by the coding sequence ATGGAGCGACGTGGTTTTCTCAAGCAGTCTCTTTCGGCCGTCGCCTTGGGCGCGGCCGCCGGATGCACCCAGGGAGAACACTCAACTGGACCAGCCGGGGCCGCAGACCCGGCCAATCTACACCGGGACGCCATCGTCATCGACACCTACGGGAAGCTGTACTTGGAAGACTTCCAAAAAGGCCAGGTGGACGCCATCGTCCACGGAATCGGCGTCGAAGAAATCTTCCGAAGCGATGCCCGGGAAGGAATCATCGATCCTCCCGAGGTGGGCAAGAACATCTGCGACAACCTGTTTGAAGGCTCGGACGAGGTCAAAAGGGTCCTGCAGCGCGTCGACGAGATCCTCCAGCAGAGCGTGCGGCGGCACCCGGATGCCGTCGAGCTGGCTCTCCGTTCCTCCGACGTGAAGCGAATCGCCGGAGCCGGCAAGATCGCGGTGATCCCCATGCTCAACGCGGGCTGGATCGACAACGATCTGGCCGTCCTGAGGATTTATCACCGCATGGGGATCCGGGTCTTCGCGCTGACCCACATCGCCGCTTTCGACTGGGTCGACTCCAGCGGGGAACTGAACCCGAAGCCAGGTTTGAACGACTTCGGCCGGGAGGTGGTTCGGGAGTGCAACCGGATCGGGATGCTGGTGGATGTCTCCCATGCCTCGGACCAGGCGTTCTGGGACACGGTCCACACCAGTTCCAGACCCATCATCGCCACCCATTCCGGTTGCCGGGCCCTATGCTACGTGCAGCGCAACCTGACGGACGAGATGCTGCGGGCCCTGGCCGAGAACGGGAGTGTGGTGAGCATCTTCACCGTGCCCTCCTACCTGGATACCAAGGCCCTGAACGACATGATGGCAAGCCGGTTCCTCCCCGACTACACGGAACGGGATCTTCGCCTCGCGCGGCAGTTCTCCGATCCCTGGGAGATTGCCGCCGCCATGAGGAACGCGAGCAATACGCTGGATTCACATTCCTACACCGAGGAAATCGACCTGCCTCCCATCGACGCTTTCCTGGACCACATCGACCACGCCGTCCAGGTGGCCGGAATCGACCACGTGGCGGTCTCCTCGGACAACGAGCCCGTCGAGGGCCTGGAAGACCGGTCCCGGTGGCCGAACCTGACCCGGGGTCTGGTGAAGCGGGGATACGGCGACCGGGACATCCGGAAGATCCTGGGGGAGAACTTCCTCCGGGTCTGGGACCAGGCGGCCGGGACCCCGGATGTGAGCTAG